Proteins encoded within one genomic window of Christensenellaceae bacterium:
- a CDS encoding alcohol dehydrogenase → MQKTMKALVYHGPGKISLDDVPTPQIIDPHDAIVRPTLSTICGTDIHIQHGGVPTVKPGTILGHEFCGEIVALGDAVKTLKVGDKVAASCITQCGECFYCLRGLFSQCERGGSWLFGNLINGCQAEYVRVPYAYTGLHLIPEGLKEEDLLFIGDILSTGYFGAENGNIQPGDTVAVFGCGPVGMCAMATARLWGPAQIIAIDTNESRLNVAKKQGIADICINPSKENIVEKIRALTKGRGADVTIEAVGASIPYDACIEAVRPGGTVSIIGVFEQPQTLKLNELWSKNITIKMGLVNSNHLPRLIDLIKAGKINMKFLQTHKAPLNEILKGYDIFGNKKDNCIKWLVTPIKH, encoded by the coding sequence ATGCAAAAAACAATGAAAGCCCTTGTTTATCACGGGCCAGGTAAAATCAGTCTTGATGACGTTCCGACCCCACAAATTATTGACCCCCATGACGCAATTGTCAGACCCACACTTTCCACAATTTGCGGAACGGATATTCATATTCAGCACGGAGGAGTGCCCACTGTCAAACCCGGAACAATACTCGGGCATGAGTTTTGCGGCGAAATTGTAGCTTTGGGAGATGCTGTAAAAACTCTGAAGGTCGGCGACAAAGTTGCTGCAAGTTGCATAACCCAATGCGGCGAATGTTTTTATTGTTTAAGAGGCTTGTTTTCACAGTGTGAACGCGGAGGCAGCTGGCTTTTTGGGAACTTAATCAACGGCTGTCAGGCCGAATACGTGAGAGTCCCCTATGCATATACAGGCCTACATCTTATACCCGAAGGTCTTAAAGAAGAAGATTTGCTCTTTATCGGTGACATTCTTTCAACAGGATATTTCGGCGCCGAAAACGGAAACATTCAACCGGGCGACACGGTTGCAGTATTTGGTTGCGGACCTGTAGGAATGTGCGCAATGGCCACGGCAAGACTTTGGGGACCGGCTCAGATTATTGCCATTGATACAAACGAATCCAGACTAAACGTAGCCAAAAAGCAAGGAATTGCCGATATTTGTATTAACCCTTCAAAAGAAAATATTGTAGAAAAAATTCGCGCACTTACAAAAGGGCGTGGAGCTGACGTAACAATTGAAGCTGTTGGGGCAAGCATACCTTATGATGCCTGCATTGAAGCGGTAAGACCCGGCGGAACAGTTTCGATAATAGGAGTATTTGAACAGCCTCAGACACTTAAGCTCAACGAACTGTGGAGCAAAAACATCACCATCAAAATGGGCCTTGTAAACTCCAATCACCTGCCACGCCTCATAGACCTGATAAAAGCAGGAAAAATTAACATGAAATTTTTGCAAACTCACAAAGCTCCGCTTAATGAAATTCTAAAAGGCTACGATATATTCGGAAACAAAAAAGACAATTGCATTAAGTGGCTGGTAACTCCGATTAAACATTAA
- a CDS encoding peptide deformylase: MKQITIWENEPFLRQRSKEVVFPDKDLKGEIEILKDYCYNGGVGVFAMAAVQLGIPKRLIFVMHEEEGTIEKPPRDNRNDVYINPQIVERKGEVTYWEACASLWNKDGDLFAGKVRRPYQIKIKYQDEFGKVKTRTMKDFAAVMFSHEYDHLDGVLHTDKAEEIVFMKRSELRGLRGQRREALSQYMIFSKKGEYKPPEIMPKSYEELKRDYEDLPSEERLKVLGERNGEGENE; the protein is encoded by the coding sequence ATGAAACAAATAACAATCTGGGAAAACGAACCGTTTTTGAGGCAACGCTCAAAAGAAGTGGTATTTCCGGATAAGGATCTTAAAGGCGAAATAGAAATTTTGAAGGACTATTGCTATAACGGCGGTGTCGGTGTTTTTGCTATGGCGGCAGTTCAGCTGGGCATACCAAAGCGGCTGATATTTGTTATGCACGAAGAGGAGGGAACTATTGAAAAACCTCCGCGTGACAACAGAAATGATGTGTATATAAATCCTCAAATTGTTGAGCGTAAGGGTGAAGTAACTTATTGGGAGGCGTGCGCCAGCCTTTGGAATAAGGACGGCGATCTTTTTGCCGGAAAGGTGAGAAGGCCTTATCAGATAAAAATAAAATATCAGGATGAATTTGGCAAAGTTAAAACGCGCACCATGAAGGATTTTGCGGCTGTTATGTTCAGTCATGAATATGATCACCTTGACGGAGTGTTGCACACCGACAAAGCCGAAGAAATTGTCTTTATGAAACGAAGCGAGCTTAGGGGGTTGAGGGGGCAAAGGAGAGAAGCCTTAAGTCAATATATGATTTTTTCAAAAAAGGGTGAGTATAAGCCGCCGGAAATTATGCCTAAATCATATGAAGAGCTAAAGCGTGACTATGAAGACTTGCCAAGTGAAGAGAGGCTGAAGGTTTTAGGAGAGCGTAACGGAGAGGGTGAAAATGAATAG
- the rpsT gene encoding 30S ribosomal protein S20: protein MANIKSAKKRISVIARRKQENRYVRSTLSTYIKKFRALVVSGKFAEAEKSLPEIVAYIYSAASKGVIPKKTASRKVSRLNLLLHKAKHGELKVVEKKAAKKPVKKASVPAALKAAPKAEVKTAAKPVAKAEVKAEAKPAAKKEDIKKAPAKAEKPAVKTVAAPAKKEAVKSAPKTEKPAVKKEAAKPADKAIKASAKAEKPAAKKEVAKAEKPAAKPVAKKEAVAKEPAKNAEVKKQVAKK, encoded by the coding sequence GTGGCAAATATTAAATCAGCAAAAAAACGTATATCGGTTATTGCAAGAAGAAAACAGGAAAACAGATATGTAAGGTCAACTCTGTCAACCTATATCAAAAAATTTAGGGCACTTGTTGTGTCGGGCAAGTTCGCCGAAGCCGAAAAATCACTGCCCGAAATTGTGGCATACATTTATAGTGCTGCCAGCAAAGGAGTAATCCCTAAGAAAACTGCAAGCCGAAAAGTATCTAGGCTTAATTTATTGCTCCACAAAGCAAAGCACGGTGAGTTGAAAGTTGTTGAAAAGAAGGCTGCAAAGAAGCCTGTGAAAAAGGCATCAGTTCCTGCAGCTTTAAAAGCGGCTCCCAAGGCCGAGGTTAAAACTGCGGCTAAACCCGTTGCTAAAGCTGAAGTGAAAGCAGAAGCTAAACCTGCGGCAAAGAAAGAGGACATTAAAAAGGCACCTGCTAAAGCTGAGAAGCCTGCTGTCAAAACAGTTGCAGCTCCTGCCAAAAAGGAAGCAGTGAAATCAGCACCTAAGACTGAAAAGCCTGCCGTCAAGAAAGAAGCCGCAAAGCCTGCTGATAAAGCTATTAAAGCTTCTGCTAAGGCTGAAAAACCTGCGGCAAAAAAAGAAGTTGCAAAAGCTGAAAAGCCGGCTGCAAAACCTGTTGCTAAAAAAGAGGCTGTTGCAAAAGAGCCCGCAAAAAATGCTGAAGTTAAAAAACAGGTTGCAAAAAAGTAA
- a CDS encoding class II fructose-bisphosphate aldolase family protein has product MKTLDMLKKAMNGGYGILALNFSTLEVLKGLVKAAEETNAPLMLAISRDAMSFIGPEYLKGMIAATRATTAAQISFHLDHGRSFEDIVQAIDIGCDSVMIDASSKPYEENIKLTKKVVDYAHARGIQVEAELGKLVGIEDHVNVAAGEGAYTDPDQALDFVMRTGIDSLAVAVGTSHGAYKFEGPPKLRFDILQKIQDKLPDTPLVLHGASTVNPKYINRFEALGGNLEGAQGVFPEIIKQAVKEYNVSKINSDTDLRLIYTMSMLEHITKNPNNIDPRKSLAYATEQIEKCAKEKILSLYGKNKAL; this is encoded by the coding sequence ATGAAAACACTCGATATGTTAAAAAAGGCTATGAACGGTGGCTACGGTATACTTGCACTCAATTTCAGCACCCTTGAAGTGCTTAAAGGTCTGGTTAAAGCGGCCGAAGAAACCAATGCTCCGCTAATGCTGGCAATCAGCCGTGACGCCATGAGTTTTATAGGGCCTGAATACCTAAAAGGCATGATTGCAGCCACCCGAGCCACCACAGCGGCTCAGATAAGCTTTCACCTCGACCACGGCAGAAGTTTTGAGGATATTGTTCAGGCAATCGACATAGGCTGCGACTCGGTTATGATAGACGCTTCTTCGAAGCCCTATGAAGAAAATATTAAGCTCACAAAAAAAGTGGTAGATTATGCACACGCACGCGGTATTCAGGTTGAAGCGGAGCTCGGTAAGCTTGTAGGTATTGAAGATCACGTAAATGTAGCTGCCGGTGAAGGTGCTTATACCGACCCTGATCAGGCACTTGATTTTGTAATGAGAACAGGAATTGACAGCCTTGCTGTTGCCGTAGGCACAAGCCACGGTGCATATAAGTTTGAAGGACCCCCGAAGCTCAGATTTGATATCCTTCAAAAAATTCAAGACAAGCTCCCCGATACTCCCCTTGTTTTGCACGGAGCCAGCACCGTAAATCCCAAATACATAAACCGTTTTGAAGCGTTGGGCGGCAACCTTGAGGGCGCTCAGGGAGTCTTTCCAGAGATTATAAAACAAGCGGTAAAGGAATATAATGTCAGCAAAATCAATAGTGATACCGACCTGCGGCTTATATATACTATGTCAATGCTTGAGCACATTACCAAAAACCCCAACAACATTGACCCACGAAAATCTCTGGCTTATGCCACCGAACAGATAGAAAAATGTGCCAAAGAAAAGATTTTGTCGTTGTATGGAAAAAATAAGGCATTATAA
- a CDS encoding MGMT family protein, with translation MNNLGMFNQIYEVVKSIPKGCVMSYGTVASIIGRPRSSRFVGFALHQNPKQQEIPCHRVVFKDGSLSPAFAFGGINAQKDLLTAEGITFADGKVNMKKHAVKLN, from the coding sequence ATGAATAATCTTGGCATGTTCAATCAAATATATGAAGTGGTAAAGTCTATCCCCAAAGGCTGCGTTATGAGCTATGGCACAGTGGCTTCTATTATCGGCCGTCCCCGCAGCAGCCGCTTTGTAGGGTTTGCCCTGCATCAAAACCCCAAGCAGCAAGAGATACCCTGCCACAGGGTTGTGTTTAAAGACGGCTCACTCAGCCCGGCATTTGCATTTGGCGGGATTAACGCTCAAAAAGACCTGCTAACTGCCGAAGGCATAACCTTTGCGGACGGCAAAGTAAATATGAAAAAACACGCCGTTAAATTAAATTGA
- a CDS encoding YbjQ family protein yields the protein MLITTTPMVEGRKIQEYKGPVFSQATRGMGLIRGIGAGWKTMTGGRSSGQEQSIVEVRKIALEEITQEAKALGANAIVGLNIDVEILSNEGTCIIFCKTFGTAVVIV from the coding sequence ATGTTAATAACAACAACACCGATGGTAGAAGGCAGAAAGATTCAAGAGTATAAAGGACCTGTTTTCTCACAAGCAACACGTGGAATGGGTCTGATAAGGGGAATTGGGGCAGGTTGGAAAACTATGACAGGAGGTCGTTCATCGGGGCAAGAGCAATCCATTGTAGAAGTAAGAAAAATAGCACTTGAAGAGATTACACAGGAGGCAAAAGCACTTGGAGCAAATGCAATAGTTGGACTAAACATTGATGTTGAAATATTGTCAAATGAGGGAACCTGCATAATCTTTTGTAAAACCTTTGGGACAGCTGTTGTTATCGTATAA
- a CDS encoding PEP/pyruvate-binding domain-containing protein yields MLIKSFNNIKTLKESGGKEFSLAKMFNAGINVPDGFVVLSSAFDEFLKENGIKTKVAQLIKNSTDQDSTSKEINNK; encoded by the coding sequence ATGCTGATAAAAAGTTTTAATAATATAAAAACACTGAAAGAATCTGGCGGCAAGGAATTTTCTCTTGCCAAAATGTTTAATGCCGGTATCAATGTGCCTGACGGGTTTGTTGTTTTAAGCTCGGCGTTTGATGAATTTTTGAAAGAAAATGGTATTAAAACAAAAGTTGCGCAGCTTATTAAAAATTCAACAGACCAAGACAGTACGTCAAAAGAAATCAATAATAAATAA
- a CDS encoding aspartate/glutamate racemase family protein — protein sequence MNNYILFIDSGIGGTHLLRLTQSMLPHENFLYLADTKNLPYGNKSKRKVTKLVTKAIRKIMRDYPLKMIVLACNTATATSIMSLRERFNIPIVGIEPAIKKALDFGHKNILVIATAATIKHSKIIKKYRHYPYVSGKYLKPNLKAFGTKFKQNYTNFEPYNTRYPAVKLTIKKDIHLATLIETKSSHLVRYINKYQKYSLCDAIVLGCTHYIFAQTELRQIFKNAKFYESSPFVARRIKQVLMLNGTLKNKGRGKTIFL from the coding sequence ATGAACAATTACATACTTTTTATCGACAGCGGAATAGGCGGCACTCACCTTTTGAGGCTCACCCAAAGCATGCTGCCTCACGAAAATTTTTTGTATCTTGCCGACACCAAAAATCTTCCATACGGCAATAAATCCAAACGCAAAGTAACCAAACTCGTGACAAAGGCAATCCGGAAGATAATGCGTGACTACCCTCTCAAAATGATTGTTCTCGCGTGTAACACTGCAACAGCAACAAGCATAATGAGCTTGCGCGAGCGGTTTAACATTCCCATTGTAGGTATTGAACCTGCTATCAAAAAAGCGCTTGACTTCGGGCACAAAAATATTTTGGTAATTGCCACAGCAGCCACCATAAAGCACAGCAAAATAATAAAAAAATACCGGCACTATCCTTATGTATCAGGCAAGTACCTAAAACCCAATCTTAAAGCTTTTGGCACAAAATTCAAGCAAAACTATACTAATTTTGAGCCTTATAACACAAGATATCCTGCTGTCAAACTAACAATAAAAAAAGACATACATCTTGCTACACTCATTGAAACCAAGTCCTCTCACCTTGTCAGATATATTAACAAATACCAAAAATACAGTCTCTGCGACGCAATAGTTCTGGGGTGCACACACTATATCTTTGCTCAAACTGAACTCAGACAAATATTTAAAAACGCCAAATTTTATGAAAGCAGCCCCTTTGTAGCCCGCCGCATAAAACAGGTGCTAATGCTAAACGGCACCCTCAAAAACAAAGGGCGGGGAAAGACGATATTTTTGTAA
- a CDS encoding DEAD/DEAH box helicase produces the protein MNFIDFNLKPRLLQAIQKVGYTEPTHIQQKCFEPIFSGRDIIGKSQTGTGKTVAFLLPLLQRLEPNNDTEVLVVCPTRELANQTVEQLRNILKDSEGVKSLAIFGGQSIERQIFALKKGCQFVVGTPGRIMDHLRRKTLKLGNLKTIVLDEADEMLNMGFKEDIDTILKSCPKEIQTLLFSATMPPEILKITKEYQKNPEMIEIAKDETTVSKIKQYYIYNKELSKEKVILELVKEFKPKLGLIFVNTIVGSNKLKNCFEKNNIMAYVLNGDMRQSERTKTMQAYKSGKEALLIATDVAARGIDVNDIDYVFNFDLPQKMEYYVHRIGRTARAGKNGVSITIVNNTAQMQSIMMLEKKLNVKIDKLNSVSVEQSIYENKVSKSKTEYGIKKEKLPKVRSRDTQNKWGKDKRQTKFKSKNFNVSKSRKK, from the coding sequence ATGAATTTTATAGATTTTAATTTAAAGCCGCGGCTTTTGCAGGCTATTCAAAAAGTAGGTTATACTGAGCCTACACACATTCAGCAGAAGTGTTTTGAACCGATTTTTTCCGGACGTGATATTATTGGAAAAAGCCAAACGGGCACAGGCAAGACTGTGGCTTTTTTGTTGCCGCTTTTGCAAAGACTTGAGCCAAATAACGACACGGAAGTTTTGGTTGTTTGTCCGACAAGAGAATTGGCAAATCAAACAGTTGAACAATTAAGGAATATTTTAAAAGATTCGGAGGGTGTTAAATCACTTGCTATTTTTGGCGGTCAGTCAATTGAAAGACAAATATTTGCTCTGAAAAAAGGCTGTCAATTTGTTGTGGGAACACCGGGTAGGATTATGGATCATTTAAGACGCAAGACACTTAAGCTTGGAAACTTGAAAACCATAGTTCTTGACGAGGCTGACGAAATGCTCAATATGGGATTTAAAGAAGACATTGACACAATATTAAAAAGTTGTCCTAAAGAAATTCAGACCTTGCTGTTTTCTGCAACAATGCCGCCGGAAATTTTAAAAATCACAAAGGAATACCAAAAAAATCCTGAAATGATTGAAATAGCAAAGGATGAAACAACGGTAAGCAAAATAAAACAGTATTATATATATAATAAAGAGTTGTCGAAAGAAAAAGTTATTTTAGAACTTGTTAAGGAGTTCAAGCCAAAACTTGGTTTAATTTTTGTAAACACCATTGTAGGAAGCAACAAGCTTAAAAATTGTTTTGAAAAGAACAACATAATGGCTTATGTGTTAAATGGAGATATGCGCCAAAGTGAAAGAACTAAAACAATGCAGGCTTACAAAAGCGGAAAAGAGGCTTTGCTTATTGCTACCGATGTTGCTGCAAGGGGTATTGATGTTAATGATATTGATTATGTATTCAACTTTGATTTGCCGCAAAAGATGGAATATTACGTGCACAGAATCGGAAGAACGGCCCGCGCCGGTAAAAACGGAGTAAGTATTACAATAGTGAATAACACAGCACAAATGCAGAGTATTATGATGCTTGAAAAAAAATTGAATGTTAAAATAGACAAGCTTAATTCTGTTTCGGTTGAACAAAGTATTTATGAAAATAAAGTTTCAAAATCAAAAACAGAGTATGGTATCAAAAAAGAAAAATTGCCAAAAGTCAGGTCACGTGACACACAAAATAAATGGGGTAAAGACAAAAGGCAAACAAAGTTTAAGAGCAAGAATTTTAATGTTTCTAAATCTCGTAAAAAATGA
- a CDS encoding peptide deformylase: protein MNSVAMVCRDETVLRKVSAPCVFDEQLKKDIKTLKDFCNSEDVYSISGVQLGILKRLIYIKTTSAATTNQLDEKDEERLYINPVILSKRGKTKYWELCVSCVDKDGLDFASLNTRPYEIEIMYQNASQEVVTETLTGLAATIFCHEYDHLNGILQMDNAEKNISMRPEDRWELRKREPYTIISKDCEWEEVLER from the coding sequence ATGAATAGTGTAGCTATGGTATGCAGAGATGAAACAGTTTTGAGAAAAGTATCAGCGCCTTGTGTGTTTGATGAGCAACTTAAAAAAGATATTAAAACGCTTAAGGATTTTTGTAACAGTGAGGATGTATATTCAATATCGGGGGTGCAGCTGGGAATTCTTAAGCGGCTTATATATATCAAAACTACCAGCGCCGCTACAACAAATCAGCTTGATGAAAAAGATGAGGAAAGGCTGTATATAAATCCCGTAATTTTATCGAAACGAGGCAAAACTAAGTATTGGGAGCTATGTGTAAGTTGTGTTGACAAAGACGGTCTGGATTTTGCCAGCCTTAATACACGGCCCTATGAGATTGAGATTATGTATCAAAACGCTTCACAGGAAGTTGTAACTGAAACTTTGACGGGGCTTGCTGCTACCATATTCTGCCATGAATATGACCATCTTAATGGGATTTTGCAGATGGACAATGCCGAAAAGAATATTTCAATGAGGCCGGAAGATAGATGGGAGCTGAGAAAGAGGGAGCCTTATACAATTATTTCTAAAGACTGTGAATGGGAGGAAGTGCTTGAAAGGTGA
- a CDS encoding peptide deformylase: MKGEERRMFSVTTTCNGESLLRSVSSPCVFDEQLKEDIKTLKDFCGSFELYSISAIQLGIPKRMIYIKTTSSTTTNQLNEKDEERLYINPIILSKRGKTKYWEICVSCVDENGIRYGSLVTRPYEIEIEYQNMAGGEVHETLTGLAATIFCHEYDHLNGILQMDRAEKNIMIALDDRWKLRKEEPYQIISKDCEWEEPNIKEWHP; the protein is encoded by the coding sequence TTGAAAGGTGAGGAGAGAAGGATGTTTAGTGTAACAACAACATGCAATGGGGAAAGTCTGCTGAGAAGTGTTTCAAGCCCCTGTGTTTTTGATGAACAGCTCAAAGAGGATATTAAGACGCTCAAGGATTTTTGCGGAAGTTTTGAATTATATTCAATTTCGGCAATACAGCTTGGGATACCTAAAAGGATGATATATATAAAGACCACAAGCTCTACTACCACAAACCAGCTTAATGAAAAAGATGAGGAAAGGCTGTATATAAATCCCATAATTTTATCAAAACGAGGCAAGACTAAATATTGGGAGATATGTGTAAGTTGTGTTGACGAAAACGGTATACGTTATGGCAGCCTTGTAACAAGACCTTATGAGATTGAAATTGAATATCAAAATATGGCAGGTGGGGAGGTACATGAAACGCTCACCGGCCTTGCCGCCACCATTTTTTGTCACGAATATGACCACTTAAACGGCATTTTGCAAATGGACAGAGCCGAAAAGAATATTATGATTGCGTTGGATGACCGATGGAAGCTGCGTAAAGAAGAGCCTTATCAGATAATTTCAAAGGATTGTGAGTGGGAGGAGCCCAACATAAAAGAGTGGCACCCATAA
- a CDS encoding DNA-3-methyladenine glycosylase codes for MKIVDRIFFEVPAEQLSMRLLGKFLCRKFKDGSVLRRRITETEAYGGFDTPDTACHAYKGKTARNAPLFGSGGTLYVFLCYGIFNLLNIISGSENDPQGVLIRGVEGSAGPGRVGRLFEICRSLSGKDIIDNDEIWLEDDGFCPEASQIICSKRIGIEYASDIDKKRLARFCLEI; via the coding sequence TTGAAAATTGTTGACAGAATTTTTTTTGAGGTGCCGGCTGAGCAGCTTAGCATGAGATTGCTTGGAAAGTTTTTGTGCCGCAAGTTTAAAGACGGCTCAGTGTTACGACGGCGCATAACTGAGACGGAGGCTTACGGTGGTTTTGATACTCCTGACACGGCGTGTCATGCATACAAGGGCAAAACAGCACGCAACGCACCTTTGTTTGGTTCGGGCGGCACGCTTTATGTTTTTTTGTGTTACGGAATTTTTAACCTCTTAAATATTATAAGCGGCAGCGAAAATGACCCGCAGGGTGTGCTTATACGCGGAGTTGAAGGGTCTGCCGGCCCCGGCAGAGTAGGGCGGCTGTTTGAAATTTGCCGCTCACTTAGTGGCAAAGATATAATAGACAATGATGAAATCTGGCTTGAGGATGATGGGTTCTGCCCCGAAGCTTCACAAATCATATGCTCAAAAAGAATTGGAATAGAATACGCAAGCGATATAGACAAAAAACGTCTGGCACGGTTTTGTTTGGAGATTTAA
- a CDS encoding Ig-like domain-containing protein yields MKKLTQILSVSVLAVCLCFGLAACGKTVAVTSVTISGESAIYVDTATTYTATVNPSNATDKTVTWAVIGGTAIATITSAGVLTATTTGTVIITATAGGITSEEKTITVTEYQEPTFEELLIGDASTGWTGTVAGFADVTMEFISATEGSIIFDYLDSGPQGTAEFVWYYDNEILTVDFSETEIENIAFSGFGGDILEFTENTFVLDMSHSGWGEITFTKINSAI; encoded by the coding sequence ATGAAAAAATTAACACAAATTTTGAGCGTGTCAGTTTTGGCCGTTTGCTTATGCTTTGGCTTGGCAGCTTGCGGCAAAACAGTAGCTGTAACAAGTGTAACAATCAGCGGAGAAAGTGCAATTTATGTTGATACTGCAACGACATACACAGCCACAGTTAATCCAAGCAATGCAACCGATAAGACAGTTACTTGGGCGGTGATAGGCGGGACTGCAATAGCAACAATAACAAGTGCAGGTGTGCTTACGGCGACAACAACGGGCACAGTTATAATCACAGCAACGGCTGGAGGTATAACTTCTGAGGAAAAAACAATCACCGTTACAGAATATCAAGAACCAACATTTGAGGAACTGCTTATTGGTGACGCATCAACGGGATGGACAGGAACAGTCGCAGGATTTGCAGATGTAACAATGGAGTTTATAAGTGCAACCGAAGGAAGTATCATATTTGATTATCTTGACTCTGGTCCACAAGGAACAGCTGAATTCGTTTGGTACTATGATAACGAGATTTTAACAGTTGATTTTTCTGAAACAGAGATAGAAAACATTGCCTTCAGCGGTTTTGGAGGTGATATACTCGAATTCACAGAAAATACTTTTGTGCTTGACATGTCACATTCTGGTTGGGGCGAAATAACATTCACAAAAATAAATTCTGCTATTTAA